A genomic region of Tsukamurella pulmonis contains the following coding sequences:
- the prfB gene encoding peptide chain release factor 2, giving the protein MQPDVAADIESLETTLQTVEKVIDLDELRRRVDELEHKASDPELWNDQANAQQVTSELSHAQAELRRVTDLRQRLDDLPVLYELAEAEEGDDRAAALEDADGDRAQLRTEIEAMEVKTMLSGEYDARDALVNIRAGAGGVDAADWAEMLMRMYIRWAEKHGYGVEVYDTSYAEEAGLKSATFAVKTDYAYGTLSVEMGTHRLVRISPFDNQGRRQTSFAEVEVLPVVETTDHIDVDENEVRVDVYRSSGPGGQSVNTTDSAVRLTHIPTGIVVTCQNEKSQLQNKVSAMKVLQAKLLERKRQEERAQMDALKTNEGASWGNQMRSYVLHPYQMVKDLRTEYEVNNPSAVLDGDLDGFIEAGIRWRMRGDDE; this is encoded by the coding sequence GTGCAACCTGACGTAGCCGCAGACATCGAGAGCCTCGAGACCACCCTCCAGACGGTGGAGAAGGTGATCGACCTCGACGAGCTGCGCCGGCGCGTCGACGAGCTCGAACACAAGGCGTCCGACCCGGAGCTCTGGAACGACCAGGCCAACGCGCAGCAGGTCACCAGTGAGCTCTCGCACGCCCAGGCCGAACTGCGCCGCGTCACCGACCTGCGCCAGCGCCTCGACGACCTGCCCGTGCTGTACGAGCTGGCCGAGGCGGAGGAGGGCGACGACAGGGCCGCCGCCCTCGAGGACGCCGACGGCGACCGCGCCCAGCTGCGCACCGAGATCGAGGCCATGGAGGTCAAGACCATGCTCTCGGGCGAGTACGACGCCCGCGACGCGCTGGTCAACATCCGCGCAGGTGCCGGCGGCGTCGACGCCGCGGACTGGGCCGAGATGCTCATGCGCATGTACATCCGCTGGGCCGAGAAGCACGGCTACGGGGTCGAGGTCTACGACACGAGCTACGCCGAGGAGGCGGGCCTGAAGTCCGCCACGTTCGCGGTGAAGACCGATTACGCGTACGGCACCCTCTCCGTCGAGATGGGCACGCACCGCCTCGTGCGGATCAGCCCGTTCGACAACCAGGGCCGCCGCCAGACGTCCTTCGCCGAGGTCGAGGTGCTGCCCGTGGTGGAGACCACCGACCACATCGACGTCGACGAGAACGAGGTGCGCGTGGACGTGTACCGCTCGTCGGGCCCGGGCGGCCAGTCGGTCAACACCACCGACTCCGCGGTGCGGCTCACGCACATCCCCACCGGCATCGTCGTCACCTGCCAGAACGAGAAGAGCCAGCTGCAGAACAAGGTCTCGGCCATGAAGGTGCTGCAGGCCAAGCTGCTCGAGCGCAAGCGCCAGGAGGAGCGGGCCCAGATGGACGCCCTCAAGACCAACGAGGGCGCCTCGTGGGGCAACCAGATGCGCTCCTACGTGCTGCACCCGTACCAGATGGTCAAGGACCTGCGCACCGAGTACGAGGTGAACAATCCGTCGGCCGTGCTCGACGGTGACCTGGACGGCTTCATCGAGGCCGGCATCCGCTGGCGGATGCGCGGCGATGACGAGTAG
- the ftsE gene encoding cell division ATP-binding protein FtsE, giving the protein MITLQNVTMMYKASARPALHDLSLEIGKGEFAFLIGPSGSGKSTFFRLLLKEDKPTSGDVYVGDYHVNKLSGRRVPQLRQSLGCVFQDFRLLQQKTVAENVAFALEVIGKPRNVIDRTVPQVLDYVGLGGKANRMPSELSGGEKQRVAIARAIANRPLLLLADEPTGNLDPDTSAEIVDVLDRINRAGTTVVMATHDRHIVDSMRRRVIEFRMGEMVRDDATGVYGLGR; this is encoded by the coding sequence GTGATCACGCTCCAGAACGTCACGATGATGTACAAGGCGTCGGCCCGGCCGGCGCTCCACGACCTGTCGCTCGAGATCGGCAAGGGGGAGTTCGCCTTCCTGATCGGGCCCTCGGGTTCCGGGAAGTCGACGTTCTTCCGGCTCCTGCTCAAGGAGGACAAGCCGACGAGCGGTGACGTCTACGTGGGCGACTACCACGTCAACAAGCTCTCCGGCCGTCGCGTGCCGCAGCTGCGGCAGTCGCTGGGCTGCGTCTTCCAGGACTTCCGCCTGCTGCAACAGAAGACGGTGGCCGAGAACGTGGCCTTCGCGCTCGAGGTCATCGGCAAGCCGCGCAACGTCATCGACCGCACGGTGCCGCAGGTGCTCGACTACGTGGGCCTGGGGGGCAAGGCGAACCGTATGCCGAGCGAGCTGTCCGGCGGTGAGAAGCAGCGCGTGGCCATCGCCCGCGCCATCGCCAACCGGCCGCTGCTGCTGCTCGCCGACGAGCCCACCGGCAACCTCGACCCCGACACCTCCGCCGAGATCGTGGACGTGCTCGACCGCATCAACCGGGCCGGCACCACCGTGGTGATGGCCACGCACGACCGCCACATCGTCGACTCGATGCGCCGCCGCGTCATCGAGTTCCGCATGGGCGAGATGGTGCGCGACGACGCCACCGGCGTGTACGGGCTGGGCCGCTGA
- the ftsX gene encoding permease-like cell division protein FtsX, whose protein sequence is MRASFITSEVLTGLRRNVSMTIAMILTTAISLGLFGGGLLVVRMADKSQDIFLQRVEIQVFVDDKVAADDPDCQKSVCQAIESKIKAQPGVDSIDYISQDKALETAKTKTFAGQPELAELVRPGVLPASFKVRVGDEQKFSAVIDAVQGQPGVAGVQDQRELVERVFSVLGGARNAAFFVALIQAVAAVLLIANMVQVAAYTRRTEVSIMRLVGASRWYTQLPFLLEAVIGAVIGAVLAIAGLFAGKSLFFDRALRELYGVNILARITNTDVLLVSPWLVLVGAGFAAITAYVTLRFYVRE, encoded by the coding sequence GTGCGAGCCAGTTTCATCACCAGCGAGGTCCTCACCGGCCTGCGCCGGAACGTGAGCATGACGATCGCCATGATCCTCACCACCGCGATCTCTCTCGGCCTGTTCGGCGGTGGTCTGCTCGTGGTGCGGATGGCGGACAAGAGCCAGGACATCTTCCTGCAGCGCGTCGAGATCCAGGTGTTCGTCGACGACAAGGTCGCCGCTGACGACCCCGACTGCCAGAAGTCGGTGTGCCAGGCCATCGAGTCGAAGATCAAGGCGCAGCCGGGCGTCGATTCGATCGATTACATCTCGCAGGACAAGGCGCTCGAGACCGCCAAGACCAAGACCTTCGCCGGGCAGCCCGAGCTGGCGGAGCTGGTGCGCCCCGGTGTGCTGCCCGCGTCGTTCAAGGTGCGTGTCGGCGACGAGCAGAAGTTCTCCGCGGTCATCGACGCCGTGCAGGGGCAGCCCGGCGTGGCCGGGGTGCAGGATCAGCGTGAGCTGGTCGAACGGGTGTTCTCCGTGCTGGGCGGTGCACGCAACGCCGCCTTCTTCGTGGCCCTGATCCAGGCCGTCGCCGCCGTTCTACTGATCGCGAACATGGTGCAGGTGGCCGCGTACACGCGGCGCACCGAGGTCTCGATCATGCGACTCGTGGGTGCGTCGCGCTGGTACACGCAGCTCCCCTTCCTGCTGGAGGCCGTGATCGGTGCCGTGATCGGTGCGGTGCTCGCGATCGCCGGGCTGTTCGCAGGTAAGAGCCTGTTCTTCGATCGGGCCCTGCGCGAGCTCTACGGCGTGAACATCCTGGCGCGGATCACCAACACCGACGTCCTGCTGGTCTCCCCGTGGCTCGTCCTCGTCGGCGCGGGCTTCGCCGCGATCACCGCGTACGTGACGCTGCGCTTCTACGTGCGCGAGTGA
- a CDS encoding hotdog fold domain-containing protein: protein MGTNLKIWNALQRIPFGSWVFSRAVCFKAPYFGSVHPHIVELRPGLCRVTAPNRRSVHNHLGTFHAIASCNMAELAGGMMTDATIPGTHRWIPVGMTVEYHAKATTAVTAVARLDPLPEFTDEPTALTVPVDVMDGDGIVFVTAAITMHVSKKPLT from the coding sequence ATGGGCACCAACCTGAAGATCTGGAACGCACTCCAGAGGATCCCGTTCGGCAGCTGGGTATTCAGTCGGGCCGTCTGCTTCAAGGCCCCCTACTTCGGCAGCGTGCACCCACACATTGTCGAGCTGCGCCCGGGTCTGTGCCGCGTCACAGCCCCGAACCGCCGCAGCGTGCACAACCACCTGGGGACCTTCCACGCCATCGCTTCCTGCAACATGGCCGAACTCGCCGGCGGCATGATGACCGATGCGACGATTCCCGGGACACACCGATGGATCCCCGTCGGAATGACCGTCGAATACCACGCGAAGGCCACCACGGCGGTGACGGCGGTCGCCAGGTTGGATCCGCTGCCGGAGTTCACGGATGAGCCCACGGCGCTCACCGTTCCCGTCGACGTCATGGACGGCGACGGCATCGTGTTCGTCACCGCCGCCATCACCATGCACGTCTCGAAGAAGCCGCTCACATGA
- a CDS encoding mechanosensitive ion channel family protein yields the protein MTSSTQLAASILPDLTGWRLLMFQRVLPIALWTIAAVLANRFVNWSSARVTMRIDAQFKNSDSLVRSESAKHQHALIQVISWVAIAVIYLFATYQIVKALGVPINALVAPATVIGAALGFGAQRVVQDLLAGFFLITERQYGFGDVVELALTGGSTAEGTVSDVTLRVTKLRNTDGEVITVPNGQIVKATNLSKDWARAVVDIPLPKTVDMGKVNALLHSVGERAYRDPKMSTLLLDEPTLMGIESIDLDQVNLRMVARTLPGKQFEVGRNLRERIVRSLATAGIDVAPVTDSVEDESEVTPS from the coding sequence ATGACGAGTAGCACCCAGCTCGCGGCGTCGATCCTTCCCGACCTCACGGGGTGGCGGCTCCTCATGTTCCAGCGGGTGCTGCCGATCGCGCTGTGGACGATCGCCGCGGTGCTGGCGAACCGGTTCGTCAACTGGTCCTCGGCCCGCGTCACCATGCGGATCGACGCGCAGTTCAAGAACAGCGACTCGCTGGTCCGGTCGGAGTCGGCCAAGCACCAGCACGCGCTGATCCAGGTGATCAGCTGGGTCGCGATCGCCGTGATCTACCTGTTCGCGACGTACCAGATCGTCAAGGCGCTCGGCGTCCCGATCAACGCACTCGTCGCGCCCGCCACGGTCATCGGCGCCGCGCTGGGCTTCGGCGCCCAGCGCGTCGTGCAGGACCTGCTCGCCGGCTTCTTCCTCATCACCGAGCGGCAGTACGGCTTCGGCGACGTCGTGGAACTCGCCCTGACCGGCGGCTCGACCGCCGAGGGCACCGTCTCCGACGTGACGCTGCGGGTGACCAAGCTGCGCAACACCGACGGCGAGGTCATCACCGTGCCGAACGGCCAGATCGTCAAGGCCACCAACCTGTCCAAGGACTGGGCGCGCGCGGTCGTCGACATCCCGCTGCCCAAGACGGTGGACATGGGCAAGGTCAACGCGCTGCTGCACAGCGTGGGGGAGCGGGCCTACCGCGACCCGAAGATGTCCACCCTGCTGCTCGACGAGCCCACCCTCATGGGCATCGAGTCCATCGACCTGGACCAGGTGAACCTGCGGATGGTCGCGCGCACGCTGCCCGGCAAGCAGTTCGAGGTCGGCCGCAACCTGCGCGAGCGCATCGTCCGCAGCCTCGCGACGGCCGGTATCGACGTCGCGCCCGTCACCGACAGCGTCGAGGACGAGTCGGAGGTGACGCCGTCGTGA
- a CDS encoding MFS transporter, whose amino-acid sequence MLAVPSFRWNTLAVIGFGSAFAGALLTGVLWAQTVWDYTPIQTGLAVAPGPLMVPLFAGIASRLATRIPAAVTVIVGCLAFALGCVLLIVSLSVDGAYAAELLPGLAIIGAGTGLALPELLAGATADLPPERSTTGSAIVNTARQIGAVIGVSLVIAALTGLGTTSDPTINFRHAWWTCVVAAGVGAIIAAFGMPRRRR is encoded by the coding sequence ATGCTGGCGGTTCCGAGCTTCCGGTGGAACACCCTCGCCGTGATCGGGTTCGGATCCGCGTTCGCCGGAGCCCTCCTCACCGGAGTCCTCTGGGCACAGACGGTCTGGGACTACACGCCGATCCAGACCGGCCTCGCCGTCGCACCCGGGCCGCTCATGGTCCCCCTCTTCGCGGGCATCGCATCGCGGTTGGCCACGCGAATCCCCGCAGCGGTGACGGTCATCGTCGGATGCCTCGCGTTCGCACTGGGTTGCGTCCTTCTCATCGTTTCCCTCAGCGTCGACGGCGCCTACGCGGCCGAGCTCCTCCCCGGCTTAGCGATCATCGGAGCCGGAACCGGCCTGGCACTGCCAGAACTCCTTGCCGGCGCCACCGCTGATCTCCCTCCCGAACGCAGCACCACCGGTTCCGCAATCGTCAACACGGCACGCCAGATCGGGGCCGTCATCGGTGTCAGCCTGGTCATCGCAGCCCTCACCGGTCTGGGGACGACGAGCGACCCGACGATCAACTTCCGCCACGCCTGGTGGACCTGCGTAGTGGCTGCAGGAGTCGGCGCGATCATCGCGGCCTTCGGCATGCCACGACGGCGGCGATGA
- a CDS encoding enoyl-CoA hydratase/isomerase family protein, with amino-acid sequence MSITVETRNDIAVVDLGTDENRFSPTWLDSINAELDTIEHNAKALVTTGTGKFYSNGLDLDWLVANGDQAEAYVARVHALFARILTFPLPTAAAINGHTFGAGAMLAIAHDYRIMRDDRGYFCFPEVDINIPFTPGMAALIQSKLGPQAAVTSMTTGRRYGGPDAVAAGIADATAPDSEVVATTVDRLTPLTGKNPATLGAIKNTMYAAVIAELT; translated from the coding sequence GTGAGCATCACCGTCGAAACCCGCAACGACATCGCCGTCGTCGACCTAGGCACCGACGAGAATCGCTTCTCACCCACGTGGCTCGATTCGATCAACGCCGAACTCGACACCATCGAACACAACGCCAAGGCCCTCGTCACCACGGGCACCGGCAAGTTCTACTCCAACGGTCTCGATCTCGATTGGCTCGTCGCCAACGGTGATCAGGCGGAGGCCTACGTCGCTCGCGTTCACGCGCTCTTCGCCCGCATCCTCACCTTCCCCCTCCCCACCGCAGCTGCGATCAACGGCCACACCTTCGGCGCGGGAGCGATGCTGGCGATCGCGCACGACTACCGCATCATGCGCGACGACCGCGGCTACTTCTGTTTCCCCGAAGTCGATATCAACATCCCGTTCACCCCCGGCATGGCGGCGCTCATCCAGTCCAAGCTCGGACCTCAGGCCGCGGTGACCTCGATGACGACCGGACGGCGTTACGGCGGCCCGGATGCCGTGGCGGCCGGTATCGCCGACGCCACCGCGCCCGATTCCGAGGTCGTCGCGACGACCGTGGACCGCTTGACGCCGCTCACGGGGAAGAACCCCGCGACGCTGGGCGCGATCAAGAACACGATGTACGCCGCTGTCATCGCCGAGCTGACCTAG
- a CDS encoding MFS transporter — protein sequence MARDLTPATAASVAGTAPPRRGLALTLLSAAAFLAALDLFIVNVAFHDIEQSFPDSSLDDLSWVLNAYTIIYAALLVPLGRWADQRSRKFGFIVGLAIFTLASAACAVAPSLGFLIAARVVQAVGAAALTPTSLGLIVQIFDGEDRAKAVRIWAAAGGIAAAAGPVVGGFLVASSWRWVFLINIPVGAIVLVLAVLAIPDGKDPNDARTPHPVGAVWLTIAIGALAYALVRGNTWGWTSITTITVFAVAAAGPPSPPSTSPGARGRCSNPACWRFRASGGTPSP from the coding sequence GTGGCTCGTGACCTGACTCCGGCGACGGCGGCATCGGTTGCCGGTACGGCGCCGCCGCGGCGAGGACTCGCCCTGACCCTGCTGTCCGCCGCGGCATTCCTCGCCGCACTCGACCTGTTCATCGTCAACGTCGCTTTCCACGACATCGAGCAGAGCTTCCCGGACAGCTCTCTGGACGACCTGTCGTGGGTCCTCAACGCCTACACGATCATCTACGCGGCGCTCCTGGTCCCGCTCGGACGATGGGCCGATCAGCGAAGTCGCAAATTCGGATTCATCGTGGGACTGGCGATATTCACTCTCGCCAGCGCCGCGTGCGCTGTTGCCCCGTCGCTGGGGTTCCTCATCGCAGCCCGCGTCGTGCAGGCCGTCGGCGCCGCCGCGCTCACCCCCACGAGCCTCGGTTTGATCGTTCAGATCTTCGACGGTGAGGACCGAGCGAAAGCGGTCCGCATCTGGGCCGCCGCGGGCGGAATCGCTGCCGCCGCGGGGCCGGTAGTCGGCGGATTCCTGGTCGCATCCTCGTGGCGATGGGTGTTCCTCATCAACATTCCGGTCGGCGCAATCGTGCTCGTCCTCGCCGTTCTCGCAATCCCTGATGGCAAAGACCCGAACGACGCCCGCACACCGCATCCCGTGGGCGCGGTATGGCTGACGATCGCCATCGGCGCTCTCGCCTACGCACTTGTCCGAGGCAACACCTGGGGGTGGACGAGCATCACGACGATCACGGTGTTCGCGGTGGCCGCGGCAGGCCCGCCCTCACCGCCCAGCACATCACCCGGAGCACGCGGCCGCTGTTCGAACCCGGCATGCTGGCGGTTCCGAGCTTCCGGTGGAACACCCTCGCCGTGA
- a CDS encoding PaaI family thioesterase — protein MSGYELLEWIRTSRSSDFPSIGGLLGMDIVNVHEGSVTFTLSTRADFANPLGTVHGGIAATMLDSAMSCAVHSTLPPGVGYTTLELKVNYIRSASTDGRRLTAQGHVVHTGRSTATAEGRVVDENDRLIAHATTTCLILRPSAA, from the coding sequence ATGTCGGGCTATGAGTTGCTCGAGTGGATTCGTACGAGCCGGTCGAGTGACTTCCCCTCCATCGGCGGGCTCCTCGGAATGGACATCGTCAACGTCCACGAGGGCTCGGTGACCTTCACGCTGTCGACTCGCGCGGACTTCGCGAATCCGCTCGGCACCGTTCACGGTGGAATCGCCGCGACGATGCTCGATTCCGCGATGAGCTGCGCCGTGCACAGCACTCTCCCGCCCGGCGTCGGATACACGACGCTCGAACTGAAGGTGAATTACATCCGCTCGGCATCGACCGACGGCCGGCGACTGACTGCGCAGGGGCACGTGGTGCACACCGGCCGGAGTACGGCCACGGCCGAGGGACGCGTCGTCGACGAGAACGACCGCCTCATCGCGCACGCCACGACCACCTGCCTGATCCTGCGCCCTTCGGCCGCCTAG
- the smpB gene encoding SsrA-binding protein SmpB: MAKEKGRSVIASNRKARHNYAILDTFEAGVVLVGTEVKALREGKASLVDAYATIDDGEVWLRGLHIPEYGNGSWTNHTPRRTRKLLMHRREIDSLTGKIREGNQTLVPLSMYFNEGRVKVELALAKGKQDYDKRQDIARRTAERELVRELGRRVKGMRG, translated from the coding sequence ATGGCGAAGGAGAAGGGGCGCTCGGTGATCGCGAGCAACCGCAAGGCGCGCCACAACTACGCCATCCTCGATACCTTCGAGGCCGGTGTGGTGCTGGTCGGCACCGAGGTGAAGGCGCTGCGCGAGGGCAAGGCGTCGCTGGTGGACGCGTACGCGACCATCGACGACGGCGAAGTCTGGCTGCGCGGCCTGCACATCCCCGAGTACGGCAACGGCTCGTGGACCAACCACACGCCGCGCCGCACCCGCAAGCTGCTCATGCACCGCCGCGAGATCGATTCGCTCACCGGCAAGATCCGCGAGGGCAACCAGACGCTGGTGCCCCTGTCGATGTACTTCAACGAGGGCCGCGTGAAGGTCGAGCTCGCCCTCGCCAAGGGCAAGCAGGACTACGACAAGCGCCAGGACATCGCCCGGCGCACCGCCGAGCGCGAGCTGGTCCGTGAGCTGGGCCGGCGGGTCAAGGGCATGCGCGGCTGA